The Candidatus Hydrogenedentota bacterium genome contains a region encoding:
- the brxL gene encoding BREX system Lon protease-like protein BrxL, with product MIEKLRQCFDEMVVYKDLKKSNFFSAMSLPSFMRDWLLKRFADEHGNVDQDSLYDFIKTYLPGRDDWTGIKDRICIDYERVKFLAKISVDIDIKTAQVSFALPDFGLTNKDTIIEDSVWNLCREDLVDAGETWGMLELGYRPGGSSGSDRPTKSSSGGKIKLIAFKNFCPYTIDLDYFKEVRKEFSIEEWLDVLLGAVDYNANGYLGNEEKKLTMLTRLLPFVEKRLNLIELAPKGTGKSYLFGRVSRFGWLSSGGVMSRAKLFYDQNRRKEGLISGNDFITLDEVQTISFTDVDEMRAALKGYLESGVFTVGNLQGVADAGMILSGNISKGAMDQDGFSNMFEELPEVFHESALIDRFHGFIKGWNIPRMNDDLKVSGWALNSEYFTSIMHDLRSDTTYRAIVDELIIVPEAADTRDTEAVLRITTAYLKLLFPHVRCARDIEPHIFKHYCLNRAWKMRDTIKFQLGLLDPEYRGKDVPSFTVKSFEEDRSKS from the coding sequence ATGATAGAAAAATTGAGGCAATGCTTCGATGAAATGGTTGTATATAAGGATTTAAAAAAGAGTAATTTCTTTTCTGCCATGAGCCTGCCGTCATTTATGCGAGACTGGCTTTTAAAACGTTTCGCTGATGAACATGGTAATGTGGATCAAGATTCTTTATATGATTTTATTAAGACCTATCTGCCGGGACGCGATGATTGGACCGGAATCAAGGATCGTATTTGCATTGACTATGAACGCGTCAAATTTTTAGCCAAAATTTCTGTTGATATCGACATCAAGACAGCACAAGTTTCTTTTGCATTGCCTGATTTCGGATTAACAAACAAAGACACCATTATCGAGGATTCTGTGTGGAATTTGTGCAGGGAGGATTTGGTTGACGCCGGAGAAACGTGGGGCATGCTAGAACTGGGGTATCGCCCCGGAGGATCCAGCGGTTCCGATCGACCAACAAAGAGCAGTTCCGGCGGTAAGATTAAACTTATAGCCTTTAAAAACTTTTGTCCTTATACGATTGATTTGGATTATTTCAAAGAGGTGCGCAAAGAATTTTCTATAGAGGAATGGCTTGATGTGCTGCTGGGCGCAGTAGACTACAACGCGAACGGTTATCTCGGCAATGAAGAAAAAAAACTGACCATGCTCACACGCCTCCTTCCCTTTGTTGAGAAACGGTTGAACCTGATTGAACTCGCTCCGAAAGGGACGGGCAAATCTTATCTTTTCGGCAGAGTCAGCCGCTTCGGCTGGCTGTCTAGCGGCGGCGTCATGAGTCGAGCGAAACTATTCTATGATCAAAACCGACGTAAGGAAGGACTCATAAGCGGTAATGATTTTATTACCCTTGATGAGGTTCAAACCATTTCTTTTACCGACGTCGATGAAATGCGCGCTGCTTTAAAGGGCTATCTTGAATCCGGTGTGTTTACCGTGGGTAATCTCCAAGGCGTCGCTGATGCAGGCATGATCCTAAGCGGGAATATCAGCAAAGGAGCTATGGATCAAGACGGTTTTTCTAACATGTTTGAAGAACTGCCCGAAGTGTTTCATGAGTCCGCCCTTATCGACCGTTTCCATGGCTTTATCAAAGGATGGAATATTCCTCGAATGAACGATGATCTCAAAGTGTCCGGCTGGGCGTTGAATTCGGAATATTTTACGTCAATCATGCACGACTTACGTTCAGATACTACCTATCGTGCCATAGTCGATGAACTCATCATAGTCCCTGAGGCTGCGGATACACGCGACACAGAAGCAGTCTTACGTATTACCACGGCATACCTAAAACTGCTTTTTCCGCACGTTCGTTGTGCAAGAGATATTGAGCCACATATATTCAAGCATTATTGCCTTAACAGAGCATGGAAAATGCGGGATACTATCAAATTTCAGCTTGGTCTATTGGATCCGGAATACCGCGGCAAAGATGTTCCCAGTTTTACGGTAAAATCTTTCGAAGAGGATCGGAGTAAATCGTGA